The genomic segment GCTGATAAGCCACGAAGGTCTGAGAGAGCAACAAAGCCGAATCCCAAGTACAGTGAAGTGCAGTGAAGTGAAGTGCGAGCGTAAGACCAGGACAAACCTGATCCACGAAGGCTTGATTGTAGCAGCTAAGGACGCGAGGGCTTTACCACGTCAACTAGTTATGGGGTAGTGTTAGGCATCAGTTTCAATTCTGTTTTCATTCTGTTCTATTTTGCAGTAAATTTAATAATGTAACCATTGCAGTGGAACCTTAGATTTCGGTTGAAGTGAAACCTTAGATTTCggttaaatttaataatgtaaCCGAATAGTGGTTGAAGTGAAGGTATTAATAAACGCCggaaagaaatgaaatgatataatataatttctatCCTAATTTTATCTTGTGGTACGTTCTCACCTGAAGAGAacaattgtgttattttttgctGTTGGAATTTGGCTTTTGACTGGGACCTTATCACAAGCAGTAGGAAGATTTCAGATTTTTAAGCTATGGCAGGGAACTTGATTTTATAGAATGTTGTTTAGTGAGAGAGGAGAGCGCATGTTCctgatgaattattttttacatgcttTGAACCCTTACCATCTCCCttaatctctttcttttatggTTGATCGCCAGCTCTCATTCAGTGCTTCTTGTATGCAAACAAACTGCATGCTTCAGTGAAATTTGGTGCAGTGTGAATAAGCCAATCTCTGCTCACAAAGCTTGGTTATAAAGCAAAACAGAGGTTGAAGAAGCTCCCGAATACAAAGCAGAAAAACatatcttgatatatttttaaataaaaaatacctgcTTACTGCTGCTGCTGTATaaagttttgtattttgtactctatttatttaaaagcGTGAAATTCTAGGGTAGGAAAAAATTGAGATTGTGTTCGAGCATCATTGGAGCTCACACATTCATGAATGTATTACTAGTTCAAGGCTTCAAGCCTCTACCGCCTTCAGGAATCAAGAAGTCGTCTTCAGTGTATCACTCTTTTGTCTTCTACTTGGGGTCGTGATGTCAGAGCGTATGTCATAATAAAGAAGTCGTCTTGAGTGTTCTACGCTTGCAGGTGCAATACTGGGAGCTATTAATAATGGAATTGGGCaatcattaaatataatttgttcTAGTAGGAGCATATTCTTATTTTACTTTGGATCATGTTTTTAGATtcaaatcattaattatttaatataaattaaatgctatatatatatatatatatatttggtttggGATCGATAACCATCTTGAATGGATTAAATTATTATCCTTATTATGtaataaacaaagaaagaaaaagtgaaaaaaaatataatgcagtAGTGGACGTTgttattctcttaatttttgCCGTAAATCTCTTGCCACTTTTAACTTTCAAGGAAATTTGTTTTGTGCGGATCAAAAGTTCAGATTACCTGTACACACTTTCCCAGTACGTTCTTCTAGATTGATTACTTTGTGACAGGAGCAATGACGTGTGTGTAGTTAAATAATACAACGTTAAGAGAAAAGGCTAGCATGGGCTGGAAATTTCGTAGCTCGAGAAAAATCTAGCTAGTTAAATAGCACTCTTGCATCAAAATCTCAGATGCCTAGACCTGTCTGTTTATAAATACCAATTCATGTCCAGGAAGATATTGGGTCCATAagcatagaaaaacaaaatcagctcaagcttttcttcatcttcatcgtcACTCCCATCTTTCACTGACAAATTCAtttcagttctttttttttcctacaaggCCAGATGGGTAGTTTGGGTCACCAATTGcacattttcttcttccccttctttGCTCATGGCCACATGATACCATCCGTGGACATGGCCAAGCTTTTTGCTTCTCGAGGCATAAAGACAACTATCATCACCACTCCTCTAAACGCGCCTCTCTTTTcgaaaacaatccaaaaaaacaaagagttgggttttgatattaatatctTAACCATCAAATTCCCTGCGGCAGAGGCAGGTTTTCCTGAAGGATATGAAAATACAGATGCGTTCATTTTCAGCGAAAATGCAAGGGAAATGACCACAAAATTTTTCAAGGCCACAACCTTGCTTCAAGCACCCTTTGAGAAGGTGCTACAAGAATGCCACCCTGATTGCATTGTTGCTGATATGTTCTTTCCCTGGGCTACTGATGCTGCTGCCAAATTTGGAATTCCAGGGCTAGTGTTTCATGGCACTAGTAACTTTGCATTAAGTGCTGCAGAATGTGTGAGGCTTTATGAGCCACACAAGAAAGTTTTATCAGATTCCGAACCTTTCGTGGTGCCTGATCTTCCTGGTGATATAAAGTTGACAAAGAAGCAACTTCCAGATTATGTAAGAGAAAATGTTGAAAATGACTTTAGCAAGATCTTGAAAGCATCTAAAGAAGCAGAATTGAGGAGCTTTGGTGTTGTTGTCAACAGCTTTTATGAGCTTGAGCCAGCTTACGCTGATTACTACAAGAAGGTCTTGGGCAGAAGGGCTTGGAATGTAGGCCCGGTTTCACTATGCAATAGAGACATTGAAGATAAAGCAGGAAGAGGAAAAGAAACCTCAATTGATCACGATGAGTGTTTGAAGTGGCTCGACTCAAAGAAACCAAATTCAGTTGTTTATATTTGCTTTGGAAGCACGACCAACTTCAGTGACTCTCAGCTTAAGGAGATTGCAGCAGGTCTCGAAGCTTCTGGTCAGCAGTTTATCTGGGTAGttagaagaaacaaaaagggTCAAGAAGACAAGGAAGATTGGTTACCTGAAGGATTTGAGGAAAGAATGGAGGGCATGGGACTAATTATCAGAGGATGGGCACCCCAAGTTTTGATTCTTGATCATGAAGCAATAGGGGCATTTGTGACTCATTGTGGATGGAACTCAACTCTTGAAGGCATAACTGCAGGGAAACCAATGGTTACATGGCCAATATTTGCTGAGCAATTCTATAATGAAAAGTTGGTGACTGATGTTTTGAAAACTGGAGTTGGTGTTGGAGTTAAGGAATGGCTTAGAGTGCATGGAGATCATGTTAAAAGTGAAGCTGTAGAGAAGACAATCACTCAAATTATGGTGGGTGAAGAGGCAGAGGAAATGAGGAGCAGAGCAAAGAAGCTAGGAGAAACGGCCAGGAAGGCTGTCGAAGAAGGTGGATCTTCTTACTCTGATTTCAATGCTTTGATTGAAGAGCTGAGGTGGCGTCGCCCTTGAAACAAGGCAGACAAGAGTAATGGTTTTGGCGATTTACAGTATTCATCATTTCCTTTATAATGGATCTCATTtacaaattaataaagttgcgattttaattctttttttaaaagaatgagtTGTTATTGCTAAATGCAGAAGCAGCAGAAAAGTCCATCTCATATATTTAGCCcaaataatcaatcaaatacaAGCTCATGGTCCGGCGTAAACCCTGCAGCCCAGACCATCTCATTGTCGATTTACATTACAGTCGGCTTTCAAGGGTGATAAACCTAAAATggtgtttttcttataaaaataaataaacatttttttccctttttcttcctCGCAACAATCATTTCATGGTTGCGAATAGATTAAAGAAAATAGGAACCAAGCTGAAAAGCACAAGATCTTCATGACATCCACCAGTGAATCAGTCACATTGAATGTTAATAGGATTACAGTCGATCTTCATCATAAATGTTAGTAAGTAGAAAGCATGGAATGTTTTCTTGAAGGGCAGCGCAGGCACAGTCAACAAAACACATGGTAGTTTTGTGAAACTCAACACATCCTGTGTAGACCTTGGATACATCGAAACTCTCTCACAGAGGATGGACCAAAGGCAGCAAGGATCTGCACACCATATCTCCCAGATAAGCTTTCAAGTATCCCTTTCCACGGTTTCATAGCTCATTTATATAAGCTTGTAATCTTTTCCTGACAAAGGCCACCTTTATTCTTGCAGTTCTAAAgtgtttttacaaaaaaaaaaaaatgatttttctttgctttgaattattttttggatattttgatatcaacattatatatatatatatatatatatatatatatatatatatatatatatatatatatatatatgagtgaACCATGTCAGAAGGGTATTCTCTCTCCTGCAATCCAACATGCCATAAAACTGCTTTTGTTTTGCGTAAAGAATGTGGAGCATGAACTCCAACTAGAACTCGTCAGTGTTTGGTTGATGCGCGAGCTACTGTGCACTATGAATATTTTCACTGTAAATTACACTGTTCTACAGTAGAGGTATGATGAGGTTGCAGCTTACAGAACCCAAGAGCCAGGCTAGAGACACACCTACTAAAATTGCAAACACTTGGTGTTTGGCTGCCAGGACTGGGTGTTGGACAGGCCACGCCCGCCTGGCCATAGCCACCCGACACTTGATTTGCTCAGCCTTGGGCACTGGAGGCAAACCTGCGCACCTGACTGCAGTCCCAGGCTGAGTGGGTCAGCCCCGCAACCCTAAGGTTTGCAGACCCGCAAGGCAGGGTCTGCAGACTCGAGTGCTTGGCCTGCAGACCCACACGCTAGGTGCAGACCCAGCAACCGAGTTCTATTCTGATCACCCTTGGGTTTAGAGGCTCATGTGGCTGGATCAGCATAccctgcaaagaaaaaaaatgaaaaaaataataataacaattatcattattattattgttaaaaatattattatttgcctcataaatattattttttattataattaagagtaacataattaaaaatattattatctgtattaaaaatattattttttttattataattaaaagtattaatattaaaaataatattatttgtgttatgaatattattatggATCGGCAGACCCTGccgagaagaaaaataaataaaaaatataataacaattattattattattattaaaaatattattatttgtttaatcaagattaattttttattataattaaaaataatataattaaaaatataattatatgtattatacatatttttttttataattaaaagtgttaatattaaaaataatattatttgtgttctaaatattagtatttttagtacaataaatagtttaatattaaaaatagtattgtttgtgttattaatattattatttttactataatcaaaagtattaatataaaaaatagtattattggtgttataaatattattatttttattataattaatagtattaatattaaaaataatattgttaatattaaaaacaatataaaaattaaaaaaagtagtatTTTACTATCTAACAGACTTTTGAACTAATTATCATCTATTGCTAGATGTAACTTTccatcaaattctacaaaataaaaaattagacataTTAGATGattgaaaacattttaattaaatcacaaaataaaaggtgcaagtttataaaaaaatttacctgacTCAAGGTTTTCATAAGTTTCAAAATCATTTATCAAGGTTCTAATATCAGTTGAAATTGGTCCATGATGCAATCAATTTCGACAACAAATGAGTGCTTAAACTGTTGCTAAAGATAGAGAACTTCGAAATTGATCGAGTATAGGACCACCTGTGCTAAAAGTTGATTGAAAAGCCACTGTAGATATATGAATAGCTAGAATATGTTATGCAacctttaaaaatatcttatattttgaAGCATTACTCTTCCACAAACCTTAAATATCTAACTTATCATCATTGAGATCCTTACAACCATCAACCAAATACCTCTAAACCTCATTTCTATTTTCCACACTATCCTCCTCCTGTAAATGTCTTTTGAATCAAGCCAAAGTGTTAACATCTACCTCTATATCATCAATAGCATTAACATCTTGTTTATGCATATTATTATCCACCACTTCATTAGTTCACCAAAGTATCTTTCACCTTATTTGTTAGCAATTGTGCTTTGTCATAATTATACAAgtcaccaaaataaaatttcacatATTTCAACTTGAAACATGGATATAAAACATTAGccacatataacaaaaaattctaatttgctTCACAACCCCAATACTTCTTAAACTTTAACATCATATTCATCACCATTCCACTTAAAAGATTATCTTTATTTGTACACAATTGCAACAAGTTTGTATACATGTAAATCAATTCATTGAAGAAGGAATTTGATGTGACATGAAATGAGCTAAAAAATCTCAATGTAACCATGTAAAAGATCTTTAAGAACTTCATCAAAGTTTTAGCATTTTCCCAATCCTCCAAACTAGTTagccctatgttttttttattcccatTTGAATCAACCTCCAAAAAGTAACTCATATACCTAGGTTTTTTTTCACCTAACTTCACAAATACCTTTTCAAACTTTGCAGCAGCTTCTAGCATAAGATAAGTTGAATTTCATCGAGTTGCAACTTCTAAACATAATGATTTCTTACACTCTATATGCAACTTTTTTGCACATTTCTTAAATGCAAGTTGCCTCGACGGTGAAGATCTCACAAACCTAATTGcatttcaaattttaacaacTGAAATATTAATCTTTTTCAAGCCATCACACATAATGAGGTTTACAATGTGTGCACAACATCTAACATGCAAATgctcatttgaaaatatattagttGGTCAATCTTTCATcgtatttttcaaaaatgaaatAGTCACATTATTAGAGCTTGCATTATCTATTGTAACAGTCAAAACTTTATCAATCCCCCACTCTAACATACAATTCTCAATAACTTGACCAATTATCTCACCCATATGATtggaaacttgacaaaaattgagaattttttaatgCAAACTCCACTCATTATCAATCCAATGAGCTGttaaacacatataattaaaattttggattGATGTCTATGTATCTGTTGTTAAAGACAATTGTTGACTCCTAAGAGCTATCCTCAACCAATCATTCTCTTCAACATAAAGTTCAAACAATCTCTCATAATAGTGAAACGAGAAGGAATGTCAAATCTAGGTTGCATGGTTCTAGCAAACAATTTAGATCCCTGACCctccataaaattaaaaggcaatTCATTAATTATAACCATCTTTGCTAGTGCTTGTCtacattcatcataattataaccTATTGCCTTAAGAGTTCCCACATTTTGATCTCTCAATTCACCCTTCTCTATCCTAGGTTCTAATACCAAAACTTTTTGTTTCCTATCAACTATAAAAGAATACTTTTTGCACACTTTTAAATGACTCCACATATTACTTATGTCATTAACAATAGTATGACATGCATAATGTTTTCCACAATAATTACATTCAGCTCTAAGGGTTTTAAGATTAACATCAAGTTTTGTAAAGTGATCCCAAATTTCTACAAGCAAAGATATTAAGGTTTTCCTTTCTTTACACTCCTCACTCACATGTACAAGAGATAAAGGAAGAACTGGATACTTGGAAATACCAAGTGAACTAGAATGATTGCTAGCTAATTGGGTTTAGCGCAGGAAAATTTCCAATAACAGCTAATAAAATTGAGTCTTGGTTAAGAATGTTCAAAATCAAGAAGAATTAGCAGCTTCTAGGTTGTTGTATTTATGTTCCTATCCAAGAGCCAATGGATGGTCTTGATTCTTGAAATAGTGGGATCTAATAAAATATAGACATTTCTTGCAAAAATCTATATGCAAAAATCTATAAagatattttctcattttataaataactctaagcaatttattaaaaaactatcataaatttgttaaataataaatgtgTGAAACACAATTCAAGACATTAGTTCATAAGAAAAGTTTAATAAAgacagaaaacaaaaggaaacgaAGAATAATTAACTGTGGCCTGTGGGTTAAGGAATCACAAGGAATAtaaaccatgtttttaattgtatttacaTGCTTTCTTGGAAtatattcatgaaaattaattgTAAGTATTTTCATAAATGTGGGAGACAGGATGAATGTCGGATCATAGAGCATATGTTAAAATAGATGATCCACTTATTTCAATCTAAAACAGATCTAATAGATAAACAACAAATCTAAATTTAAGCATATTTCCAAAATCTCAAATCAACCAAAATATCACTCTAAGctcaaattctaattttttgtaAGAATTTACCACTTTAATAAACACACAAATCATAGagcatatgttaaaaaaaataaaaacagagattgataaaaaaaaatcatacttaGTGTGACAAGATTCAAGGTCGGGTGTGAGAGAGGGAGGTGATTGGTTTGCTAGATTTGGAGGTTAGGTGTGGTGTGTGTCATACCCGTGTGGGAGATTGGGAGAGGGATGTGGCTGGTTTGTTAGATCTTTTGATGAAGATTAAAGGTTTACCAGCAGATAACAAGAGTCAGAAGAATtgagatgaagattgattaatttgattttattagataatggagaaattatatttgattaggaTGAGAGTGTGAGAGATTCTGAGATTGACGGGTATTGCGGCTGGACACGAACAGGTATTGCTaggattaagaattaaaaagcattttattttttg from the Populus nigra chromosome 1, ddPopNigr1.1, whole genome shotgun sequence genome contains:
- the LOC133703507 gene encoding scopoletin glucosyltransferase-like, which produces MGSLGHQLHIFFFPFFAHGHMIPSVDMAKLFASRGIKTTIITTPLNAPLFSKTIQKNKELGFDINILTIKFPAAEAGFPEGYENTDAFIFSENAREMTTKFFKATTLLQAPFEKVLQECHPDCIVADMFFPWATDAAAKFGIPGLVFHGTSNFALSAAECVRLYEPHKKVLSDSEPFVVPDLPGDIKLTKKQLPDYVRENVENDFSKILKASKEAELRSFGVVVNSFYELEPAYADYYKKVLGRRAWNVGPVSLCNRDIEDKAGRGKETSIDHDECLKWLDSKKPNSVVYICFGSTTNFSDSQLKEIAAGLEASGQQFIWVVRRNKKGQEDKEDWLPEGFEERMEGMGLIIRGWAPQVLILDHEAIGAFVTHCGWNSTLEGITAGKPMVTWPIFAEQFYNEKLVTDVLKTGVGVGVKEWLRVHGDHVKSEAVEKTITQIMVGEEAEEMRSRAKKLGETARKAVEEGGSSYSDFNALIEELRWRRP